The genomic DNA CACAccctaattaaaaattaaaaattaaaaatttcccaaacaaatCAATCAGTAAACAGAAGTACAAATAAACCCTAAACTCAAAATCAAGTCTTTCATCCTAATTTTGCATCGACCAAAGCAATCCCTAAACAAGCGCAAGCACAGacagtgagagagaagagacCTTGCGTATTCGGATCTTGTTGTCGAGAAGACGGGTGGCTCTGACAATATCTTCAGTGGTCATCGCGGCCAGCTGATCATCTTCAACACTCGTTTCCTCTACCATCATGTTCGCCATCGATTCCGATTCTTCTCAGAGCAGAGTTTTCAGATGCCGATTGAGAGAGTGTCGGGTGAGAGGAAGAGTGCTTCTCTACTTGTTCTTAAAGAAAGGATTTTTCTGAGCAGGAGTAAAAAAGAGAGGTTTTTCTTGTTGGGCCCAATTGCGTATAGACAATAACTGCTGGGCCCGGCCCAATAGATCGACGACGAGACCAGGATCGAAACAAAGATAATTGAGTTTGTAATGCAAGAAATCAAAGGGAAGCTGATACAAATACTTGAGATAGTCCAATGAAACAAACGCacatttagtagactatttataACGGATTAATTAATCCAAGAGAGTATACACCACCTGTGGGACGTttaatatatgatacaaagttgtAGTTGAAGACAACTCCGAGTAACAAATACTTGTTTGTTAGATTGGAACATAATAGAGTCGCACATCGTTTGACAAAATTCACTTTAACTAATGAACTGTGCTTGAATGGTTTGAAGAGTCGTCTAATATAATTCAGGACGCCCTTTTGAagataattgtaatttttttactcCTAAATAAAATCTCCCTCGTACCTCGAAGTTActtaaaaaaggaagaagaaatacaTAGACAAATAATGCAATTATGTGTTGGGACAGTGTAATGAAACTAAAATATTCAAAGTCTTGAAGAGTTGACATGCGGTGAACGAGAATTTTCAATGGGTACTTAGTGTATCAGATCGAGTTCCCAGCACATTAAACAGGAAAGGTAAACCATATTCTTGCAAAATGTGAAGGGAAACAGAGGCTACCAAAGATTCAAGATAAACAATGAAAACGAGAGAGACTAAAAAAAGGAACCACTTCACGAAAACAAATcaacaaattaaaatcaacTAAGATATGATATCCAGGAAGAGGTATTTACCCATCAACTAACATTTCAGTTACACAAGGCCAGTTGCTGTTCTAGCAAGACCTGAATATCTTTTCACAAAATTTCAAGTATCACTACAACGATGAATACACAAGGGAGGGTTTGGTTTTTCCGAACGAAAACTCGCCAACGTTCGATCTATGCATAATAATTCAGGCTAGCCTTCTTCTTAGCTTGAACTTGGATAATCCCCTCGTTGAAGTCTTCGTGGTTCACCTGAAGTagaatcaaaacaaaacttGAAGATTACTGCACGTCTTATCGCAGGTTTTTAAGTAATACCCACAAAGTTAAGTCAGTAGACGTATGCAATAAGTGATAGAGAGAGAATCACCTCAGTCGCGTCACGGCGAAGGGCTAGCATGCCTGCCTCCACACAAACAGCTTTTAGCTGTGCTCCGTTGAAGTCATCGGTCGAGCGAGCCAATTCTTCAAAATTGACATCAGGATGAACATTCATCTTCCTTGAGTGAATCTACAGGATTGAGGTAAAGGTTTAATAACAATGTTATCACCAAGCACAAAAGTAATCACAAAACATATGCAATGGTAAAAGGCAAACCTGCAAAATCCGAGCTCTTGCTTCTTCAGTGGGATGAGGAAGCTCAATTTTACGATCCAACCGACCAGAACGCATCAGAGCAGGGTCCAGGATATCAGCACGATTTGTTGCTGCTATCACCTGCATTTAAGACAAAAGAATGGTACCACTATCAAATTTTACGTGCTAAACTCCCAGTAGTTAAAAGTCTGGAACGTGTTAAGATTCAACTGAAGTTAAAAAGTCTCTAACACCAAGTATTGTGAAGTGAATCATAGTTGTAGGAAAAGCAAATACATTGCAGACAAGGAAACAAACCTTGATCCGGTCATCGCTACTAAATCCATCAAGCTGATTTAGCAACTCAAGCATTGTACGCTGCACCTCCCTATCCCCACTCACTTCACTGCAATAAAAAATGTGAGCATAAATTTCAAACAGGAAAGAATGGAGTGATCAAAATGGGAAACAATATCTATGGATAAATTTGTTATTTCAAATGACTGCTCAGGAAGTACAGTTTACCTATCAAACCGTTTCGTGCCAATTGCGTCAATTTCATCTATGAAAATGATGCAGGGGGATTTCTCTTTTGCAAGCAGAAAGGCATCGCGAACAAGTTTTGCTCCATCTCCAATAAACATCTACATCAATTACAAGTACGATTACTTCATTAAAGACCGAGTCACAAATCCAAAGTTTACTCACATCCTACAAAGTTGAGCACATTTAAAGATAAAGAGCTTGTTAATACAGAGATCATCTCCCCAAAATGATCAATTCCTCTTAATATGAAACAGGTAAAACGCAGGACAACCTAAGAAACAACTAATTTAGATCTAACAAACGCAAAGtcacaaacaaataattcaatTCTTCAGGTTGTGGGGACCCTCTAGGTGTGTACCCAAAAGGATCAATTCCCTCCTCATACAACACAGGTAAAATAAAGGACAATCTATGAAACAGCTACTTTAAATCTAGCAAACCCAAAgtcacaaacaaataaattcttCAGGGCGTGGGACCCTTTAGTGCATACAAGGGCATTATAAATTTAAGAAACAGACAATCTTTGTCTACTCTGAGCAATAAGAGCAACAACAAAAGCTATGCCAAAATGCAGAAAATTCAACTACGAAAATAATGTCTTAAGTGGCATTTctcaaaaccattagaatatcGGCTGCTCAATTCTCAACGTGCACATAAATCAACATATGCATAAATACTTAGCTTAAAAAAAGGTATCCGTGATAACTGTATCGAATAATGGTATACCTGAACCAGTTGGGGACCAGCCAGTTTCAGAAAAGTGGCATTTGTCTGAGCAGCACAAGCCCGAGCCATCAAAGTTTTACCGGTTCCAGGAGGTCCATACAATAACACTCCCTTTGGTGGGCGAATTCCTAACTTCTGAAAACGCTCCTGGTGGGTCATGGGTAAAACAATCGCCTCAActagttcttgaatctgtttcaataaaaacaaattagcGTACGAAATTCAAATGTTTGGTATCTAAGAACAACCATGACTGCCTCAACAGAGAATGTCTCAAATATGAAACTTGCCTGCTTCTCCAGCCCTCCAATGTCATTGTAGTCTTCAGTTGGTTTTTCGTCAACTTCCATAGCTTTTACTCGAGAATCATACTCGGAtggaagagtatccaagatcaGGTAACTATCTTTGTTCACACCAACAAGATCCCCAGGCTTCAAGGTATCAGGATCAACAAGCCCAACAACTGGAAGAAAGATTGTCTGCAGTAAAACAAAACCCCataattttggttttgaataatgcatcaaatatgaTTTTCACACAAGTCTCTTTTAGCCGTAAACACAtatcacaaaattaaaattcaccaatataaaagaaaagaaatgatgCAGATGACTGCAGTAATTTGTTTTGCTGTTGGTATAAGGGAATAAGTTCATAGCATTAGTCGCTGGATTACCTGGCGAGTAGATGTTTTCAAAACAACacactttccctttctttgggagtcaagaTCAATATTTGCACCATCCTCCTCAGCCTCATCTTCTGGGTTCATTTCCAGAATCTGAAAGATacagaataaaaaaaaccagTAAGAGAGTAAGGCTAATAGAACTCCCCAAGTCCACAGACCATCAAAGACTAACACCAACTCAAAGAGCTTAAAGTTCTCAATATCGTCTATCAACATTAATAAAACATTACGTCAGAATAACTAGTTAACAATTTAAATCACATCTTCATAGACTCATTATATTACTAAAATTAGCAAACAAGGGTTGCCCAGAAATAGATGTGTGGAGATGGCAAGCAAGGAGCCAAGTCCTCCAATCCAACACACTTTAGTAACAGTCATCATTTGTCCCTCCATTCCTGAGATATTTAAGCTAGGGTCAAATTTGCTTGCCCCACTAATTCTTAACTCAAACAGGTAAACCCTAAACTACAGTACAACATTTTAAGTCCACTTCGATTCTCAATATTTATTCTAATTTTCACTAAAGAGAGTTACTTTACCGACCTCAACTTCACCCaccttaacaaaaaaaaaatcctttttcTCCAAATTGTCTACGTAAAAAATTGAGAATAGAAGAAGACACACATACCTCAACGATGTTGCCCACCAAGTACGGCAACTGCTTATTAAGCTTAATCTTTTCCTGATTCTCCTTTATCTTCTCCTTGTACGAGTCCAGCTCCAAATTTGTTCTTGACATTTCTTCCTTCAATCCCACaacaaaaaatcagaaaaaagcACAAAGATTCACATATTAAAATCTCAAATCCCcaaaatttagaaagaaaaaaaaaacccacctaaCAAAAGCATCGACCAACGTATctaactaaaaattcaaaatttcccaaataaaTCAATCGGAAACCCAAATCATAAATCAACTCTAAAATCAAAATCAAGTATTTTATCCCAATTGTGCACCGATCAGTAGTACCCTAGAGTACAACAAGTGCGTGagagtgaaaaagaagaaaagaagggaCCTTGAGTATGCGGATCTCGTTGTCGAGAAGACGAGTTGCTCTAACGATGTCTTCCGTCGTCATCGCGGCGAGCTGATCGTCCTCAAAAGTCGTGTCCTCTGCCATGAGGTTCGCCATGGGATTCCGATTACTCCTCAGAAACCGAGAGAGAGTTTTCAGCGGCAGATTTCAGAgagtagggaaaaaaaaatagaaaggtttTTGTCCTTGTCTTCCAACGAAAACGATAAttgacccaaaaaagaaaacgaTAACTAAAAAGGTTTTTGTGTGAATCGGCGGTGAATTTATCCTCGTAACAAGATAgaaataatatgatttaaatttatttttggagAAAATCGAATCTAGAACTTCTCagttataagtgaagaaaaatatcactaaatcgtaATAGTAGTTTAGTGCTACAAACTAAATTTTGTCTTGAAGATTTGATGCCCCATCGGGGGATACCGACTGTGGTGaacatattttaaaagaaaactaatgaaaagggtttgaaaactgtgagttttaacgataaagacaaaataaaaggtaaaatgaatagtacaatgattgactttttagcgtaacaatatgatttttcgttaaaatgaataatattgtggatttttcgttaaaacctCTTATTTCAAATGCCAAACCTACTTTATCTTAGGCTCCACACTCCAACGCCAATTAAGAACTTTAGTGTCACTTGATGTtcaattttgttattgtttttttccttcaatacTAGAGATGTCTGGAGATAAGGGAATCataatcgaacttaagatctcGGGTGCAAGGAAAAATAAGCTCTTAACCTAACTAGAAACTCTCTTGCATCAAAAGTgagtgtaaaatgaaaattttgatgggTGGTAAAAAGCTATaagaagaaaacgaaaaatcatggGTGGTAAAAAACTATAACAAGTGAAATTGGAGGGTGAGGGGAATCAAACTTAGGACTTTTGAGATAAATAATGTTAACTACTTGAGTTACAATTTCCTCGTCAATAGGATGGCACTTATGtttacaagaaaatttacaattCAAGGGCCACTGCTATCCAATCATATGTACAAAATATTTCATGCTAAACTGCTAATTATTCGACCTTCCACACTTCTTCAGATACTAACAGAAGCATTCAAAGCTTCCAATATATGCCCAGCCGATGCAAAACGCCGGCGACAATGCCCCAAAACAAGATCTCCGCAAAGAGGACGTAGAGTAGAATGCCTACTCTCCTCGAATGCCAAACCCCGACGAAGACGTGCTTTTGAATCCAGTACACCTGCCATGCCGCAACTCAACACAGTTCAACACAAAAAACAAGGCGATTGCAGGTAAAAATGAAGGTAAAAACACATGGTGAGCGAACATACAAGCGTGTTATGGGGGTCCTTGTAATACCACCCGTTAACGAATCCTGCGAGGATGCCTTCAGCTGCCATGACATAGACAAGCATAGCATTCATGCCGATCCATTCCAGCGGCAGGAACAGGTACCTTATGCTCCAGATATCAACCTGGCGGGAGACGATGTTATCCTTCATTCGAAAATTTATAGCCTCATGAGAAAAAGGAAGGAACTATAAAGTCTACATGAGAAGAGTTAATATACCATAAGGTAGAAGGCTGAAAACACCAAGGCTGCCGCTCCCGATGTTATGCATACGTAGCTAAATGTGTACAGCTGTTTATTTGAAGGAATTGCTGCAATGGGAATAAAACATTAGAAAGAATAACTTACTGGTAAACACATCAATCGCTGCATAAACTTCTCCAGTTCGCCTCAGTTCTCACCATGACTGAAATGAAGAATAATTCCTAGGGCGAGGAGAGCACATCCTGTCGGAACCCAATGCTTCAGTCTGGCCGGATGACCCTGTAACCCGGAAAGACAAGAAAAATGAGTTAGAGTCTTCCACATGCTAAGCACCGAATATACAAATCAGAGACTTAACCTGCATATGTATAAGCACATGTCCGAAATGCACTCCAATAATCGCAGAGAGAATTGCAGATATAGAGCTGCAGGTGGAAAGAAATCCACATAAAACTTCTAAAAAGTACCACAGAATTAACATCTATCGGATTATCTGGAAGCAGAGGCCTGATATTATCTCTTAAGTGTCCGAAACTAGTACAGGACAGCGGTTcaaatccaacaaagtcaagggttATATATACCTTACAATTCCTTCAGGTTCAAAAGGACCACGGCACCATGATGGGGCATCATTTCGGAATGGTCCTGCATATGGGGAATTCTCAGTGCAAGCCTGCAGAATTTCAAAGTCAAGAAGTTTATACATTAAAACTGGCACTGATGTAAGCTCTTGATCAGAAAATCATATAAATGATCAATCAAGGAAAAGATTAAACTACATACATTGGATCGTTTCCAAGCCGGACGCTGATACATGTGACTGATTCCCAACACTTCTCTGTCAATATATCCTACTGCATTACACGGAGGATCTAGTTTTCCTCTCACGCCACAAGTTACCTAACGACAAAGAATATTCAAAGCAGAATATattgtaatttcatattttagaTCCCTACCACATCCAAATTTTCCAAATTCAACAATTCTCAAATAATTTTAAGAGATGCGCTTATCATTTAGAAAAAATTTGAGGATCAAAGGCTTACGGTGTAACTTTTCCCATAATCGGTTCTCTCTCTGTCCTGGACAGTAAATTGCCAATCAGGAACATATGCCCCATAAATCACAGCAAAGTAAATAACGAGAACACATGCAGCTACAAGCCTACAAATTTTGGAACGAAGAATTCTTCTGTCatcattttattaaataaaaaacacacaCTTTATAGCATTATAGAAATATAGAATTACCAGTGCCAATAGTACAACTTGAATATGGAGAACGTGTCGGGTGCCATATCTTTGGTTTCTGCACCTCTCGATACAATTTCAATCAGTGCCACAACCAGATATGCAAGAGCAATTCTCtacaagaagcaacaagaacCACTCAATGTTCAACGTACGTAATCAATATAAACCGCATAAAAGTGTATGATTACCAAAATTACCTGGAGAATACCGCACCACCTTATTTCTTTCACGTCGACACCATATGTTAGTTTGTCAGGAGCGTGCGAGTAACCTCCTTCACAACATATCAAAGTTATGTTTGTCATTGTCTACGTAAGAACAGAAAAGCAGGGTTTGCCACATTatcacgaaagagttttggtaaCTGTTCTCAGGATTTAACTTGTCAATGACCTTTGGGCCTACTTAAAACAGAAATAAGTTTTGAACAGTGCATCGACATGTTCTAGATTACTAAGCGCCACCTGAGCTAATATCTAAAGACTGTAGGCATCCAGTTCACCTCACGACAACAAAAGCAATTGACAGTTTCTCAAATCACCTGGTAATTTCAAGTCTGAAATAAAGTAATGCATCACACAGAAAGTATCATTCGATTAACAATGATACGAAAACCAAGGTTTTGATTGGCATTGAATTCCCTAACTAGTTATTTAAGTGTTTAAGCACATTATTGTAACGTTGCTTTCGCGCAAGGCTAGAAACTATAAAGACAATGAAGTAAATAATGAACCcaacaaataaaaagacaaCATATTTTCAAAGGAAGAACTCAAACCTTGTAATAGGAGACCCCAAAACAGTAGCTTCAGAGTTCTAAGAGTCACCTTCTTGACAGCCACAAATTGGTCCGGTATTCTCTATAAGAAAAACACGCTGTGTTATCATTTCCTACGATgcgatattctaaactagtCTAATATAGAAAAAAAGAGGGGGATTCAAACTAGGTGCAAGGGGTCGTCACACTGCCCTACGAGTGTTATCATCTAGTTGAATTCCGATTTGGGACTGCTCCTCGAAGAGCTTAACGCACAATCTGCCAAGTAAAAGCGCTTCTAACAGTATTTGGAAGGAAAACTTAAAAGGCCTTATGAGTCATAAAAGCGTTTTATGAAGAAGCACACGTTGCTAGGTTGTGTGGAAGTGTTTTAAGATGGCTGAAAACGCTATTGATGAAAACTTTTCtagaaccaatctttagtaaaaatgcaagtaaattctaaaaaaacacttaatggaaaaaacacataattgatgcttcttggaagaaagcacataaatggtgtttttttggaacctaaaaacattttctctaaaagccctttcattttcaaaaacttccaaacgagctctaatttaaataaaaatttcaatgtgTTCCTAATAAAAGTGCTTATACCAAAAGTGCTTACAAGCAGAAGTATTTCTTACAAAATTAGTCGACGAAACGGGCCTAATTAAAAGAAGAAAGttacaaagaaagaaatggaaAGCAAACCTTGAGAGAAAGAGCAATGGCCATGCCCacaatgaagaggaagaagggCATCACAAAGTCTGCAAGATTGCAGCCATTCCATGGCGCATGGCCAATCACTGGCCACTCTCCACCCGCATCGTCAACCAGAATCATCAACTACATCATTCAAGCACAAAGTAAAACAGTGAATCAAGTAAAAAGAGTAAAAAAATAGTGTGAATTAAC from Pyrus communis chromosome 17, drPyrComm1.1, whole genome shotgun sequence includes the following:
- the LOC137723688 gene encoding 26S proteasome regulatory subunit 6A homolog codes for the protein MANLMAEDTTFEDDQLAAMTTEDIVRATRLLDNEIRILKEEMSRTNLELDSYKEKIKENQEKIKLNKQLPYLVGNIVEILEMNPEDEAEEDGANIDLDSQRKGKCVVLKTSTRQTIFLPVVGLVDPDTLKPGDLVGVNKDSYLILDTLPSEYDSRVKAMEVDEKPTEDYNDIGGLEKQIQELVEAIVLPMTHQERFQKLGIRPPKGVLLYGPPGTGKTLMARACAAQTNATFLKLAGPQLVQMFIGDGAKLVRDAFLLAKEKSPCIIFIDEIDAIGTKRFDSEVSGDREVQRTMLELLNQLDGFSSDDRIKVIAATNRADILDPALMRSGRLDRKIELPHPTEEARARILQIHSRKMNVHPDVNFEELARSTDDFNGAQLKAVCVEAGMLALRRDATEVNHEDFNEGIIQVQAKKKASLNYYA
- the LOC137722877 gene encoding uncharacterized protein isoform X1 → MAEIKADTSHHQSLIVSEPDVSDPKPSKSKRLASLDIFRGLTVSLMILVDDAGGEWPVIGHAPWNGCNLADFVMPFFLFIVGMAIALSLKRIPDQFVAVKKVTLRTLKLLFWGLLLQGGYSHAPDKLTYGVDVKEIRWCGILQRIALAYLVVALIEIVSRGAETKDMAPDTFSIFKLYYWHWLVAACVLVIYFAVIYGAYVPDWQFTVQDRERTDYGKSYTVTCGVRGKLDPPCNAVGYIDREVLGISHMYQRPAWKRSNACTENSPYAGPFRNDAPSWCRGPFEPEGIVSSISAILSAIIGVHFGHVLIHMQGHPARLKHWVPTGCALLALGIILHFSHAIPSNKQLYTFSYVCITSGAAALVFSAFYLMDNIVSRQVDIWSIRYLFLPLEWIGMNAMLVYVMAAEGILAGFVNGWYYKDPHNTLVYWIQKHVFVGVWHSRRVGILLYVLFAEILFWGIVAGVLHRLGIYWKL
- the LOC137722877 gene encoding uncharacterized protein isoform X2, which gives rise to MAEIKADTSHHQSLIVSEPDVSDPKPSKSKRLASLDIFRGLTVSLMILVDDAGGEWPVIGHAPWNGCNLADFVMPFFLFIVGMAIALSLKRIPDQFVAVKKVTLRTLKLLFWGLLLQGGYSHAPDKLTYGVDVKEIRWCGILQRIALAYLVVALIEIVSRGAETKDMAPDTFSIFKLYYWHWLVAACVLVIYFAVIYGAYVPDWQFTVQDRERTDYGKSYTVTCGVRGKLDPPCNAVGYIDREVLGISHMYQRPAWKRSNACTENSPYAGPFRNDAPSWCRGPFEPEGIVSSISAILSAIIGVHFGHVLIHMQGHPARLKHWVPTGCALLALGIILHFSHAIPSNKQLYTFSYVCITSGAAALVFSAFYLMVDIWSIRYLFLPLEWIGMNAMLVYVMAAEGILAGFVNGWYYKDPHNTLVYWIQKHVFVGVWHSRRVGILLYVLFAEILFWGIVAGVLHRLGIYWKL